A portion of the Periophthalmus magnuspinnatus isolate fPerMag1 chromosome 2, fPerMag1.2.pri, whole genome shotgun sequence genome contains these proteins:
- the LOC117380260 gene encoding dTDP-D-glucose 4,6-dehydratase-like → MSYNKTVLVTGGSGFIGSHLVIHLVKRHPDWRIINLDILDYCCSPRSLENVEDSPNYTFIKGDVCSYRLVHHIFNTQNIDVIFHLAAKTHVESSFKCPKDFQLVNIEGTRVLLRAAQQALHKIQRFIYVSTDEVYGPGIDQHFDESSPMRPSNPYSATKAAAEFLVQSYWEKYKFPVIITRSNNIYGPRQYTEKVIPRFISLLQRSQKCTIQGMLPKSRHFLFVDDAISAFLLVLEKGIVGEIYNMGSSCEIPIMQLATELIKMVKKVPDSELNNWIEFVPDRPQVDLRYPIHCEKLQRLGWSAEVGWIEGIRQTVKWYEENSDFWPDPSDEQKQNLPKSKNFRPAL, encoded by the exons ATGAGCTACAACAAGACTGTTTTGGTGACTGGAGGCTCAGGATTCAT AGGCTCTCATCTTGTCATCCATCTGGTCAAAAGACATCCAGACTGGAGGATTATTAATTTGGATATA CTGGACTACTGCTGCAGCCCGAGAAGCCTGGAAAATGTGGAGGACAGCCCAAACTACACATTcatcaaa GGAGATGTGTGCAGCTATCGATTGGTTCATCACATTTTCAATACCCAAAACATTGATGTAATTTTTCACCTGGCAGCTAAGACACATGTGG AGTCATCATTCAAATGCCCGAAAGATTTCCAGCTTGTAAATATTGAAGGAACTAGAGTATTACTGAGAGCAGCTCAGCAAGCGCTGCACAAAATACAAAGGTTTATTTATGTCAGTACAGATGAAGTCTACGGACCAGGGATCGACCAG CACTTTGATGAGAGCAGTCCAATGAGACCGTCTAATCCTTACTCAGCCACGAAAGCAGCTGCAGAGTTTCTCGTTCAGTCCTACTGGGAAAAATACAAG tttccTGTGATAATTACAAGAAGCAACAATATTTATGGACCAAGGCAGTATACAGAAAAG GTCATTCCAAGATTTATCAGTCTCTTGCAAAGAAGTCAGAAATG tacAATTCAGGGAATGCTACCTAAATCgcgtcacttcctgtttgttgaCGATGCTATCAGTGCCTTCCTGTTGGTGCTGGAGAAAGGGATTGTGGGAGAAATCTACAACATGGGGTCTAGCTGTGAGATTCCCATCATGCAACTGGCTACAGAACTCATTAAAATG gtaaAGAAGGTCCCGGATTCTGAACTGAACAACTGGATTGAGTTTGTACCTGACAG GCCTCAGGTGGACCTGCGTTACCCCATTCACTGTGAGAAGCTGCAGAGACTCGGGTGGAGCGCTGAAGTCGGCTGGATTGAGGGCatcagacaaacag TAAAATGGTACGAGGAAAACTCCGACTTCTGGCCTGATCCAAGtgatgaacaaaaacaaaacctccCTAAATCCAAGAATTTTCGACCTGCACTTTGA